One Triticum dicoccoides isolate Atlit2015 ecotype Zavitan chromosome 4B, WEW_v2.0, whole genome shotgun sequence genomic window carries:
- the LOC119294142 gene encoding dolabradiene monooxygenase-like: MEVVYLGVALVSLCIVLLYRRRRSAGNEPPGPWQLPVIGSLHHLIGQLPHHAMRDLARRYGPVMLLRLGEVPTLVVSSREGAREVMKTHDLAFATRPLNATLRVLTGGGRDLVFAPYGDYWRELRKIAVSELLSARRVLSFRTIREEEVASMLRDVAGSAAAARPMELRARLSALVTDITVRVVIGDRLKERDAYIRWLDLSVKLVAGFNLTDLWPSSLLAGCLSRAGRRAKECSDTGNRIFDTIIRERRMEGRNGNKFLDVLLSMQKEGRIDMDTVKYMVFVSITLLXXXXXELIRNTTVMQKATAEVRRAFEARGSILEHALDELSYMHLVIRETLRLHTPVPLLVPRECREPCQVLGYDVPQGTQVLVNAWALAHDERYWHDKPDEFRPERFEGEAATVDFRGTDFSFLPFGAGRRMCPGIVFGLANVELALASLLFHFDWESPPGNELDMAEEFGLTVRRKAGLLLRPVLRVPVPEV, translated from the exons ATGGAGGTCGTCTACCTCGGCGTTGCTCTCGTGTCCTTGTGCATTGTGCTTCTTTACAGGCGCAGGCGCTCGGCAGGGAACGAGCCGCCGGGGCCGTGGCAGCTGCCGGTGATTGGTAGCCTGCACCACCTCATTGGGCAGCTGCCCCACCACGCGATGCGTGACCTGGCCCGGCGTTACGGGCCGGTGATGCTCCTTCGGCTCGGGGAGGTGCCCACGCTGGTGGTGTCGTCCAGGGAGGGTGCCCGCGAGGTGATGAAGACCCACGACCTGGCATTCGCGACGCGGCCACTGAACGCCACCCTGCGCGTGCTAACCGGCGGCGGCCGGGACCTTGTGTTCGCTCCGTACGGCGACTACTGGCGCGAGCTCAGGAAGATTGCCGTCTCGGAGCTCTTATCGGCGAGGCGCGTCCTGTCCTTCCGCACCATCCGAGAGGAGGAGGTCGCCTCCATGCTACGGGATGTCGCAGGATCCGCGGCGGCCGCACGCCCCATGGAGCTGCGCGCCCGCCTCTCAGCGCTCGTCACTGACATCACGGTCCGCGTCGTCATTGGCGACCGGCTCAAGGAGCGCGACGCCTACATTCGCTGGCTCGATCTCTCAGTCAAGCTGGTGGCCGGGTTCAACCTGACGGACCTGTGGCCGTCTTCCTTGCTGGCCGGCTGTCTCAGCAGGGCTGGGCGCCGCGCCAAGGAGTGCAGCGACACCGGGAACCGCATCTTTGACACCATCATCCGTGAAAGGAGAATGGAAGGACGGAACGGGAACAAGTTTCTGGACGTCCTTCTAAGCATGCAGAAAGAGGGCAGGATCGACATGGACACCGTCAAATACATGGTCTTCGTAAGTATTACTCTACT NNNNNNNNNNNNNNNAGAGCTGATCAGGAACACAACCGTGATGCAGAAGGCGACAGCCGAGGTTCGGCGAGCCTTCGAGGCCCGCGGGTCAATATTGGAGCATGCCCTTGACGAGCTCTCGTACATGCACCTAGTCATCCGGGAGACGTTGCGACTCCACACCCCTGTGCCGCTGCTCGTCCCACGGGAATGTCGGGAGCCATGCCAGGTGCTCGGTTATGATGTGCCACAGGGCACGCAGGTGTTGGTGAACGCCTGGGCACTGGCCCATGATGAGCGCTACTGGCATGACAAGCCGGACGAGTTTCGGCCTGAGCGGTTCGAGGGTGAGGCGGCCACGGTGGACTTCAGGGGCACCGACTTCTCCTTCCTACCGTTTGGGGCTGGCCGGAGGATGTGTCCCGGAATAGTGTTTGGCCTCGCCAATGTGGAGCTCGCACTTGCAAGCCTGCTATTCCACTTTGACTGGGAAAGTCCACCGGGGAACGAGTTGGACATGGCCGAGGAGTTCGGCCTCACGGTGCGGCGGAAGGCCGGTCTTCTTCTACGCCCTGTCCTACGAGTCCCTGTTCCTGAAGTCTAG